TCCCGGACACTGTCGCTCAGCCCGGCGTGGTAGCTTTTCGCCTTGATGCCCGCCCGCCGGAACTCGTCCGCCAGCTGGTCACACTCCTTCTTCGACAGACAGTACACGATGCCGGTGTCGCGCGGGAACCGCTTCCGTATTAGCTCAATCATTTCCGCCTTGGTCGAGACGCCCTTCTTCGGCAGCACCAGGTACTTCAGGTTGGGTCGATTGAAACTGCACAAAAACCAGCGCGTATCGCGGGCCAGCTTCAGCTGCGCCAGTATGTCCATCCGTACGCGCGGGTTTGCCGTGGCAGTGAGCGCAATGATCGGCACGGTGGGGAACTGTTCCCGCAGCACGGAAAGCTTCTTGTAGTCGGGGCGGAAGTCGTGGCCCCAGGCAGACACACAGTGCGCCTCGTCGATCACGATGCGCCCAAGCAGCGAGCGGCGGTAGAGCGCGCTGAGCAGGTTCTGAAACTTTGCCGACGAGCTTATCTTCTCCGGCGTCACGTACAGCAGCTTCAGCTCGGGGCAGCTGCTGTACAAATCGTCGTAGATGCGCTGCACGTCGGCCATGTTCGCTTCGCCGGACAGGTGGCCGGCCGGGATGTCGAGCGAGTTCAGTTTCTGCACCTGGTCGAGAATGAGCGACTTCAGCGGGCTGACCACGATCGTCAGCCCGACGGTAAGAACGGCTGGCAGCTGGTAGCAGAGCGATTTGCCACCACCGGTCGGCATTAGCACGAAACAGTCATTGCCCAGCAGTGTGGCATTGATCACCTGCAGCTGGATCGGTCGGAACGTGCGCAAGCCAAACGTTTCCTTAAATGCGACCTGCAGCCGGGCCGAATGCGCATACGACATGCCGTCAAACTCGCCCGTAATGCCGTCGTTGCGGATGCCTTCGTGAAACCGGCCAACGTGCGTCCCGGACGGTTCCATTGCCGCCGAGGAGGATGGTGCGTTGCGGCTGCTAGGCTGTGGCTGGTTCGTGGCCGGCACGGTCAGCTCACCGAACGAATCGTCGTACATGGACGGATCGTACACCTGCCATCCTTCATCGTCCAGCTGGGTGTTGATGTTCTCGATGAACTGTGTATTGCGTGCGGTGGCCGTCACCGGAGGGTCCGGCTCCACCGGGAACGTTATGCGCGGCGGGTCGGGCCGCCGGTACGATGTGTCGGGCGTGACCAGATCGACGGTGCTAAGATTCTTCTGGAACGATCGGCCCTGGTTGATCAATTCCTCCTCCCGGATGCTCTGCAGTATGTCCTCATCATCGAGCAGGTCGTCCTCCTCCGGGGTTCCGTTTGCTGCGAACGGTGACGAGACCGATTTCCGGTCCCGATCACCACTCGCCGGAAGCTCCAACCCGTTCATAATCGTACTAGCGATGGGCTttttaaacacaaacataccACCGCTCCCCGTAGGCTTCGGTCGTCCAATATCGCCCAGTGGTGTGTCTGGATCACTCGCTTTCCGCGCCGTACGGCCGCTTAATTCATCCACCCTTTTCAGCCCGAACTCTTGCTCGATCTCTTCGAAGCGGGATTTCGCGGGCGTAAAACTGTCCTGCCTCCGTCGGGCAGGTTCGTCAAGCGGCAGTGTACTTTCGATAACGTCATGTACCTCGTCGAGCGAGTGGTGATCGTCAAACGGTAGATCGTACAGGATCGGTGGACACGCTCCGGTGCTCGGTGTGCTTGTGGAAGGTTTGTTGGCCGCCTTCTGGGATGTCGGTTGAGAGGAGGAGCTTGTCGTGCTCTTCGTCGCGCTGCTCAGCGTACTCGTTTGCGACAATCGTTGCTTGCCGGACAACACACGATCGTACACTTTGATCTTTCCCCGTATGGTGTCGATGGTTGATTTTAATCGTTCGAAGCAACCAACGTTAAAGTGTTTGTCGATGCGCCGGAAGCTCTCGCCCGGCACCTGGCCGAGCAGATCGAAGAAGTGGTTTAGCAATCCTAGCTCCGCTTTCTCCAGAAACTGTACATTCTTCCGTATCTCGCGTTCTTGTGATGTTTTTTGGTTGTAACCGGCACTACTCGAAATCTCGTCCAGGTACGCGCTTAACGCTGGATCAAACCGTATGCTTGCCGTCCCCTTGTCCGGACTAAGTAAACGCTGTAGTGcagtggtggttgtggtggtggcagGAGTATTACTGCTAGGCTTTATCAATGTTTCACTTGCTTTGGCCGCCGGTAATACGGCTGGACCACCACCAAGCGGAGTGGAAGTTGTGTGGGTTATTTTCTTCTGCACAAAATCATCGTCCTCGTCCACCTCGTCAAATGAGCCACCAAACACACTGTCCTTGTTTAATTCCAACGAAATGCGGTTGGCTTTCTGCTGCTTGAACTCAAACCTTGGCACCTTGACGGGGCTGACCGGTTTGGTGGCGAGCTTGTGCAGATTCGCTTGCAGCTTCTTCGTCGCTTCCACATAACGTTCATCGGTCGACAGATTCAGCTCGATTGGGTCGTAATTTATCGGCTTCAGCGAAGGCACGCTGCAATTCTCCACCATCAAATCGAACTCGTCCAAGCTCGGTCGGAAGGTCGCGGTCGACTTCTGTTCCTCGATTTGCTCCTTGAAAATGTTTCGCGGCGGAAGACGCTTCACCGTCTCGTCGCGGACGGGTTTGGCAGGCGAGCGGTTCGAATCATCCGAGTCACTGTTTACCAGATTTACAAATGTGCTGGGTTGCCGCTACAATGCGGGGAAAGAGAGCTCTGGTTATAAAGCCGGTGGGCGAAACAACACAACGTCGCAACTTACCGAGAGGGGAGTTTTTGGTTTGAAAATACTTGGCGAGTTTGTTAGCTTCATCTGTTCGCAGAAAGTGGTGGAACTAATTTGATGCTCGGTTTCAGTTGGAGTGCTAGCATAAAACAAATGGATATTACCTTTATAACTTAGTTTATATGCAACAAGCCCACTACACGGACGTCTTATTACCTTGATTCTTCCTTGGTAGATGATGGTTTCTCTTTCTTGGATACATAGCTTTTTAAGCTCATCTGCTTCATCGGTTCAGCGCGGTTAATTGCCGAGCCTTTTTTAGACATTTTGCATGATTTACAAACACTTTACACGCATTCGCTTGTTCAATTCTCGCAAGTACGGTTAACGCATTGTTTACCGGGAGGCGCGCGCCCGCTCTGGCTGTTTGTTTGGATGGTTCTTGACAGCTGTCAGTTTCAGCTGCGGTTGCTTCGAGTGCTGGCAGAGTGGCCAGATAGTTTTTACGGTTTTCGATAGGCGCATCAatattttatcggtagttgtCGGTAGGAGTTTAAGATTTTTTCAGTAGGTTTAAAAGTGTTAACGAAGCTAACGAAAATCtatgattttcggtaggatgAAAGAAAAATCGGTCGTTTTAGGGGGCTCATCTGTGAGTCGGTAGACATatcaaaaatcggtaggaatacagataaataggtatttctggtcactcggAGTCCTCTCGATAGGTTCATTTGTTGTGACATCTTGCACACGTAAACAAACCAGGAAGTTGTTGTTTCGCACGCAAGTTTATCAAATTCCACATTCCTCTGCAGCATGGGATTTCCCCCGCGGGAATTTCCACTAATTGCGATCGCGCATTAAAACACTTTCGTCGAAGCACAGTTGTTGGTGCATGTTCTGCCCCATCATGTCCAAACCCGACGGTCAGCACACCGAGATGGATGGAAAACCGAGCAGGCTGAGCGCGGCCACCACCGTTCCGCCCCTTTCCAACTTTGTCTACATCTACGACATTCCGCGGATGGAGAAGAAACGGCTGGCCGCCCTGCTTGAGGTAAACAACAAGTGGTACGAGCTGGGCGAAAAACAAATGGGCTACAGTACGGTCGAGCTGGATGTAAGTATGGCCGCCCCCAACGAGAGCCCTGGCCTTTCTCAACCGTTCACACTTTCCCGCACCCAACCAGAGTACGCAACGATGCTGTCAACGGAACAATCGATCGCCTGCAGAACAACTGCTGGACAAGTGGGGCAATTACAACCACACCATCACCGAGCTGTTTGTCGTGCTGTCGCGCGAAAAGCTGTACAACTGTATGGAGCTGATCAAACGGTACGTCGATCCACGGTACCATGTGCTGATCAAAGAGTCGGCGAGCGACGGCCGGAACGCTGTCGCCAATATGGCCACCTTCTCCGGTGCGAACAATAATGCGAAGGTACCGAACGGGCACCGTGCCGCGCATCGATTAAATGATGGTGCAGCGGACCAGAAAGTtaatggtggtgatggtgctgctgcggttGCGGCTGCGGCTGCTACGAACGATAAAAGCAATCCGACCAATTCGAAGGAAAACTCACCCTTCGCAAACGAGCTAGCCGATCTGACCAGCTTGATACCGAAGATCAGCTACGAGGAGCTGACGGCCGCTACGGACAACTGGAGCGAGCGGAATATTCTCGGCAAGGGCGGCTTCGGGACGGTGTATCGGGGCAACTTTAAGCACACCTTCATGGCCATCAAAAAGATTGACTACAACAAGGTAAAGTCGAGCGAGGCGGAGCGAATACAGCTGCAGCAAAGCTTCAACGAGCTGCGGTTCCTGAACTCGTGTCGCCATGACAACATCGTGCCGCTGTTTGGATACTGCATAGAGAGTAGGTATTTGGGGTATGGTCGGTTTGATCTGAGCACATAATTGCCTACACTGTCCTGTACACTGCTAGAGGAACCCTGCTTGGTGTACCAGTTCATGCCGGGAGGATCGCTGGACAAAAGCTTGTTTGCACGCCGGCCTGCCTCTCCGCTCACTTGGCGGGAGCGCATGAACATTGCAATTGGAACGGCAAGGTAATAGGCATCGTGATCGTTGCCCCTAACTACCATCACTATAGCAgactttttcttttgttttgctttgctccaGAGGGCTCCAGTATCTGCACACGTTCGGCGACAAACCGTTCATACACGGTGACATCAAACCGGGCAACATACTGCTGAACGAGTACAAGCAGCCGCGCATCGGTGACTTTGGGCTGACGCGCCAGGGTGCGGTACAGGATTCGGCCACCGTTGTGTCCCGCGTCTACGGCACCCGGCCGTACATTCCGAAGGAGTTTTACGATCGGCGCGAGCTCAGCACCAAGGTGGACACGTACAGCTTCGGCGTGGTGCTGTATGAGATCGGCACCGGGCTGCGGGCGTGGGACGAGCGCCGGACGGAGAAACATCTGAAGGACTACATTGCCCGGGCCGTGCAGGAGCAGATGCATGTGACGCAGCTGGCCGACCAATCGCTGCCGATGGATGCGGAAGCACTGATGTGCTGCTTCAAGCTGCTGCAGGTCGGGCGTGTGTGTACCGCCGACGATCCGAAACAGCGGCCCGATATGGTCGGCGTCATGTGGCAGCTCAGTGCTACGTAAGGGAGGGATGGTAAGTAAAAGTGACTCGTTCTAAACTGGGCGATCCGTCTAAAGAATGACATCATTCCGGTAGCTTCACACGGTAGTGTTAGTAGTATGTGCCTTAACTGTATTTTAACTCCAAGTTTCAACGTACTACGtgtagttttaattttttttttgtaaaataaattttcggATAGATTGTATGCGGGATGGTTTTTGtacaatgcaaattttaattgtttttaaatagtttttttttgttttgttttcatttattttctgttATTGTTTCCAATAGTTTTATCATCAGTGATAATCATAGTTACCATACTCGATAGTTGTTGTTACACTACAGTGTTCTGTTATGTCCCTATTTTCGTactgtttcttgtttttttcttcttctttttcttgctttctcAATTTTGTCCACCGTTTTCTCTTCCTGTACTTCACGACACAGtcgttttttcgttttacAAAGATCACGCTCACACCCTTTTACATGCGTTGTACTGTTACACGCCTTCGGCCATTCCTGTTTTGCTTATGCTAGTTATCTGCTCttgctttcatttttgttgtgtggCTTAGTGTTTGCTCGCCTCGTAAGACCACAAACACAATTCTTGCGAGACGTTGCGCTTTGCTTATTTGTACCATTTTGTTCGcttgaatgtgtgtttgtgtgtacgtttTCCCCTGctccattttgtttgtttgtctgtttgtttctccttttagtaaatgtttcttttttttttgatttacATACCCGTCTatcacacaccaacacgcacacactggctACTAAGTGAAACGCTAGACAGTTTAGTAAACATT
This is a stretch of genomic DNA from Anopheles merus strain MAF chromosome 2R, AmerM5.1, whole genome shotgun sequence. It encodes these proteins:
- the LOC121591011 gene encoding Bloom syndrome protein homolog is translated as MSKKGSAINRAEPMKQMSLKSYVSKKEKPSSTKEESSTPTETEHQISSTTFCEQMKLTNSPSIFKPKTPLSRQPSTFVNLVNSDSDDSNRSPAKPVRDETVKRLPPRNIFKEQIEEQKSTATFRPSLDEFDLMVENCSVPSLKPINYDPIELNLSTDERYVEATKKLQANLHKLATKPVSPVKVPRFEFKQQKANRISLELNKDSVFGGSFDEVDEDDDFVQKKITHTTSTPLGGGPAVLPAAKASETLIKPSSNTPATTTTTTALQRLLSPDKGTASIRFDPALSAYLDEISSSAGYNQKTSQEREIRKNVQFLEKAELGLLNHFFDLLGQVPGESFRRIDKHFNVGCFERLKSTIDTIRGKIKVYDRVLSGKQRLSQTSTLSSATKSTTSSSSQPTSQKAANKPSTSTPSTGACPPILYDLPFDDHHSLDEVHDVIESTLPLDEPARRRQDSFTPAKSRFEEIEQEFGLKRVDELSGRTARKASDPDTPLGDIGRPKPTGSGGMFVFKKPIASTIMNGLELPASGDRDRKSVSSPFAANGTPEEDDLLDDEDILQSIREEELINQGRSFQKNLSTVDLVTPDTSYRRPDPPRITFPVEPDPPVTATARNTQFIENINTQLDDEGWQVYDPSMYDDSFGELTVPATNQPQPSSRNAPSSSAAMEPSGTHVGRFHEGIRNDGITGEFDGMSYAHSARLQVAFKETFGLRTFRPIQLQVINATLLGNDCFVLMPTGGGKSLCYQLPAVLTVGLTIVVSPLKSLILDQVQKLNSLDIPAGHLSGEANMADVQRIYDDLYSSCPELKLLYVTPEKISSSAKFQNLLSALYRRSLLGRIVIDEAHCVSAWGHDFRPDYKKLSVLREQFPTVPIIALTATANPRVRMDILAQLKLARDTRWFLCSFNRPNLKYLVLPKKGVSTKAEMIELIRKRFPRDTGIVYCLSKKECDQLADEFRRAGIKAKSYHAGLSDSVREATQKEWIGDRIKVVCATIAFGMGIDKPDVRYVLHYCMPKSIEGYYQESGRAGRDGEIATCVLYYNYSDMLRYRKMMDNDTSISLEAKQIHMNNLFRMVNYCENVTDCRRTQQLEYFAEYFTSEQCLANRETACDNCLQQGNYKTLNVTDDCIMIAKAVRDLCGGRNRFTLLHMVEVLKGSENKKVLENGHNRTAYHGKLKAWERCDIQRLLRKLVIDEYLKEDLIFSNDIPQAYLRIGTKIESLVSRRVRVEFSIKEKHAGRGKLTGRAAGDVAAAAAAQQESTQIGAQLKDLQTRCYNDLLEICRAIAMQKNATLASIMNIQALKAMSEKLPESPAEMLTLPHVTKANFEKYGKQLLEITQNYAAEKLMLMMDTQDQEEVEAAGGTLVDGESDDSDGGSSVAGDMDGTDWGSLARAASQGGGGGSGRGGYKRRGSWGAGGGTRAKKFRKTTTRRKAATAGTSKGRAGAAGTGAKRGGAASRRGGSSRAPRGGGGTGGSGGSFGLLPMPGGY
- the LOC121603488 gene encoding serine/threonine-protein kinase pelle, encoding MFCPIMSKPDGQHTEMDGKPSRLSAATTVPPLSNFVYIYDIPRMEKKRLAALLEVNNKWYELGEKQMGYSTVELDSTQRCCQRNNRSPAEQLLDKWGNYNHTITELFVVLSREKLYNCMELIKRYVDPRYHVLIKESASDGRNAVANMATFSGANNNAKVPNGHRAAHRLNDGAADQKVNGGDGAAAVAAAAATNDKSNPTNSKENSPFANELADLTSLIPKISYEELTAATDNWSERNILGKGGFGTVYRGNFKHTFMAIKKIDYNKVKSSEAERIQLQQSFNELRFLNSCRHDNIVPLFGYCIEKEPCLVYQFMPGGSLDKSLFARRPASPLTWRERMNIAIGTARGLQYLHTFGDKPFIHGDIKPGNILLNEYKQPRIGDFGLTRQGAVQDSATVVSRVYGTRPYIPKEFYDRRELSTKVDTYSFGVVLYEIGTGLRAWDERRTEKHLKDYIARAVQEQMHVTQLADQSLPMDAEALMCCFKLLQVGRVCTADDPKQRPDMVGVMWQLSAT